In Sorghum bicolor cultivar BTx623 chromosome 8, Sorghum_bicolor_NCBIv3, whole genome shotgun sequence, one genomic interval encodes:
- the LOC110429601 gene encoding calcium uniporter protein 6, mitochondrial-like, with protein MVQQAMRSDNFDASMPEELVIGQQEEETSEAVRQPTATAALLLHARRFSPPPPPPLPRPAQAEPEPAEVTPAETRRLVRLVGVEALKRRLRDGRDEVVGCGQLLDACVEAGAARTHAEAEELARALDHAGVVLLFRDKAYLHPEKGATRRLGRHSEEAGYHC; from the exons ATGGTCCAGCAAGCAATGAGGTCAGACAATTTTGATGCATCAATGCCTGAAG AGTTGGTAATAGGGCAGCAGGAAGAGGAAACTAGCGAAGCCGTGCGCCAGCCGACCGCCACTGCCGCTCTCCTCCTCCACGCGCGCCGCttctccccgccgccgccgccgcctctgccGCGGCCGGCGCAGGCGGAGCCCGAGCCGGCGGAGGTGACGCCGGCCGAGACGCGGCGCCTGGTGCGCCTCGTCGGCGTCGAGGCGCTGAAGCGGCGCCTGCGGGACGGCCGGGACGAGGTGGTCGGGTGCGGCCAGCTCCTCGACGCCTGCGTCGAGGCCGGCGCCGCGCGCACGCACGCCGAGGCCGAGGAGCTCGCCCGGGCCCTGGACCACGCCGGCGTCGTCCTGCTCTTCCGCGACAAGGCCTACCTCCACCCCGAGAAGGGAGCAACGAGAAGACTTGGACGGCACAGCGAGGAGGCAGGTTACCATTGTTGA